The following coding sequences are from one Triticum dicoccoides isolate Atlit2015 ecotype Zavitan chromosome 4A, WEW_v2.0, whole genome shotgun sequence window:
- the LOC119285356 gene encoding uncharacterized protein LOC119285356 isoform X2: MGILLVSGRFLARRPALALAPRCSRGSPDKRGRDEGDSSSTDWDKAWSTFKKKGKKTLFSEFSPNKYVTWNPRRSEYPLSEEVDPIKRAERSNLMLWTSPRFTLVGAIIIISALLIYTLVVPPK; encoded by the exons ATGGGGATACTACTGGTTTCCGGGAGATTCTTGGCTCGACGGCCTGCCCTCGCGCTCGCCCCTCGCTGCTCCCGAGGCTCCCCGGACAAGCGCGGCAGGGACGAAG GTGACTCATCGTCAACCGACTGGGATAAGGCTTGGTCTACCTTTAAGAAGAAAGGGAAGAAGACCCTATTCTCGGAGTTCTCACCGAACAAATATGTGACCTGGAACCCACGGCGCAGTGAGTATCCATTGTCAGAAGAAGTCGATCCAATCAAAAGAGCTGAGAGGTCTAACTTGATGTTGTGGACAAGCCCAAGGTTTACCTTGGTAGGGGCTATTATCATCATTTCGGCATTGCTAATCTATACATTGGTTGTCCCACCCAAGTAA
- the LOC119285356 gene encoding uncharacterized protein LOC119285356 isoform X1: protein MGILLVSGRFLARRPALALAPRCSRGSPDKRGRDEVMPDFSDQVIYASSSVFATAQLSFTVLGDSSSTDWDKAWSTFKKKGKKTLFSEFSPNKYVTWNPRRSEYPLSEEVDPIKRAERSNLMLWTSPRFTLVGAIIIISALLIYTLVVPPK from the exons ATGGGGATACTACTGGTTTCCGGGAGATTCTTGGCTCGACGGCCTGCCCTCGCGCTCGCCCCTCGCTGCTCCCGAGGCTCCCCGGACAAGCGCGGCAGGGACGAAG TTATGCCTGATTTCTCTGATCAAGTCATTTATGCTTCATCATCAGTCTTTGCCACGGCACAGCTTTCCTTCACCGTACTAG GTGACTCATCGTCAACCGACTGGGATAAGGCTTGGTCTACCTTTAAGAAGAAAGGGAAGAAGACCCTATTCTCGGAGTTCTCACCGAACAAATATGTGACCTGGAACCCACGGCGCAGTGAGTATCCATTGTCAGAAGAAGTCGATCCAATCAAAAGAGCTGAGAGGTCTAACTTGATGTTGTGGACAAGCCCAAGGTTTACCTTGGTAGGGGCTATTATCATCATTTCGGCATTGCTAATCTATACATTGGTTGTCCCACCCAAGTAA